In Bacillus sp. DX3.1, the following proteins share a genomic window:
- a CDS encoding RNA methyltransferase, producing the protein MKNIDSVQNARVKQWKKLQTKKERDQKGLFFVEGFHLVEEALKAKVVTELIIGEMTNIPSEWNVDDVEMYIVSEPILKVLRETETTQGVFAVCEKQEKHAELANGKFLLLDGLQDPGNLGTIIRTADAAGIDAVVLGEGCVDVYNGKVLRSTQGSVFHLPIVKGNLEEWVGNLQEQNVPVYGTALENAVPYGEVTPTGSFALIVGNEGKGVRQELLAQCNQNLYIPIYGTAESLNVAVAAGILTYYLQSPVANR; encoded by the coding sequence ATGAAAAACATTGATTCAGTACAAAATGCGCGTGTGAAGCAGTGGAAAAAGCTGCAGACGAAAAAAGAGCGCGATCAAAAAGGGCTATTTTTTGTGGAGGGTTTTCATTTAGTAGAGGAAGCTTTAAAAGCAAAGGTAGTAACAGAACTTATTATCGGTGAAATGACAAATATTCCAAGCGAGTGGAATGTAGACGATGTGGAAATGTACATCGTGTCTGAACCAATTTTAAAAGTATTACGTGAAACGGAAACAACGCAAGGTGTGTTTGCTGTTTGTGAAAAGCAAGAAAAGCATGCTGAGCTTGCAAATGGGAAATTTTTATTATTAGATGGTTTGCAAGACCCTGGTAACTTAGGCACAATCATTCGTACTGCAGATGCAGCTGGCATTGATGCTGTTGTTCTTGGTGAAGGATGTGTGGATGTATATAACGGAAAAGTACTTCGCTCAACGCAAGGCTCTGTGTTCCATTTACCGATTGTAAAAGGAAACTTAGAGGAGTGGGTAGGGAACTTACAAGAACAAAACGTTCCTGTATACGGTACAGCCCTTGAGAATGCAGTTCCATATGGAGAAGTGACACCAACAGGAAGCTTTGCTTTAATTGTTGGAAATGAAGGAAAAGGTGTACGCCAGGAGCTTCTTGCTCAATGCAATCAAAACTTATATATTCCAATTTACGGAACAGCAGAATCATTAAATGTTGCAGTAGCTGCTGGGATTTTAACGTATTATTTGCAAAGCCCGGTTGCGAATCGATAA
- the sspI gene encoding small acid-soluble spore protein SspI, which yields MNFNLRGAVLANVSGNTQGQLQETIVDAIQSGEEKMLPGLGVLFEVIWKNADENEKHEMLETLEQGLKQ from the coding sequence ATGAATTTTAATTTACGCGGTGCTGTATTAGCAAACGTATCAGGAAACACACAAGGCCAATTACAAGAAACAATTGTAGATGCGATTCAAAGCGGAGAAGAAAAAATGCTTCCAGGGCTTGGCGTTTTATTTGAAGTCATTTGGAAAAATGCTGATGAAAATGAAAAGCATGAAATGTTAGAGACGCTTGAACAAGGATTAAAACAATAG
- a CDS encoding CPBP family intramembrane glutamic endopeptidase, whose product MHSTTQLTYEQKQSITWGQFISSALFAFFGTGLISGLFTILPLMIYSEGVTDKKQIALYESIGNTGNALLQLLILLLFIYKYEPIKRLLLPAFNFQALKKGSTYVYLLLFFVLNIILSSQILTHLFPDATQEQSSALNLDILKQYKFLLIIGTAVFIPIFEELIFRGIILRFFQQRFPFWLAAIGTSFIFGIAHTYSLGVMVVTFIMGILMAILCKRTNSIIPAMLFHMMNNTLAFL is encoded by the coding sequence ATGCATTCGACTACACAACTCACATATGAGCAAAAACAATCTATAACATGGGGCCAATTTATCAGTTCTGCTTTATTTGCCTTTTTCGGGACAGGACTCATAAGCGGCTTATTTACTATTCTTCCACTTATGATTTACAGCGAAGGCGTTACGGACAAAAAACAAATCGCTCTGTATGAATCAATTGGAAATACCGGAAATGCTTTATTACAGCTACTTATTTTATTATTGTTCATTTATAAATACGAACCAATTAAAAGACTGTTATTACCTGCTTTCAACTTCCAGGCACTCAAAAAAGGCAGTACATATGTATACTTACTTCTTTTCTTCGTCTTAAATATAATTCTAAGCTCACAGATACTGACACATCTATTTCCGGACGCTACACAGGAACAGTCTTCCGCTTTGAATTTAGATATATTAAAACAATATAAATTTCTATTAATTATAGGAACTGCTGTATTCATTCCCATTTTTGAAGAACTTATCTTCCGCGGAATTATCCTTCGTTTCTTCCAGCAACGCTTTCCATTTTGGCTAGCAGCAATTGGAACGAGCTTCATCTTCGGAATTGCTCATACGTATTCATTAGGTGTAATGGTCGTCACTTTCATTATGGGAATATTGATGGCTATATTATGCAAAAGAACAAACTCTATTATTCCAGCGATGTTATTCCATATGATGAATAATACACTTGCGTTTTTATGA
- a CDS encoding CPBP family intramembrane glutamic endopeptidase, with amino-acid sequence MQTHIQLEHRTKTSWLEFLGIMLMIVLIMPLMNATFTILPIWLCEHFNPNTNKVLLESLENISYELVALLFVILYILKYKPLKHLVLPAIDFQCLKSYRMYIHVLVYYAIGIFIDSFILDKLFPESVQEQLNALDFATLEQYKFLLVLAVGVLAPIYEELICRGILLRFFEEKFSFWPAAIVSSLLFGIAHTYSVGIMVSAFITGLFASLLYKQTKSIIPAILLHIIINTCSFLY; translated from the coding sequence TTGCAAACACATATACAACTAGAACATCGAACCAAAACATCATGGCTTGAATTTCTTGGGATTATGTTGATGATCGTTCTCATTATGCCATTAATGAATGCAACTTTCACGATACTTCCTATCTGGTTATGTGAACATTTTAATCCAAATACAAATAAGGTTTTACTTGAATCACTTGAAAATATAAGCTATGAATTAGTAGCCTTACTCTTTGTAATACTATACATCCTGAAGTATAAACCACTTAAACACCTAGTATTACCAGCTATTGATTTTCAATGTTTGAAATCTTATCGTATGTATATCCATGTGCTCGTTTATTATGCTATCGGTATTTTTATCGATAGTTTTATACTAGATAAACTCTTCCCTGAATCAGTACAAGAACAACTGAACGCCTTAGATTTCGCTACGTTAGAACAATATAAATTTCTACTAGTTCTCGCAGTCGGAGTACTTGCACCTATTTATGAAGAACTGATATGCAGGGGTATTCTTTTACGTTTCTTCGAAGAAAAATTCTCATTTTGGCCAGCTGCAATTGTCTCAAGTCTATTATTTGGTATCGCTCATACATATTCAGTTGGGATTATGGTTAGTGCATTTATTACTGGCTTATTTGCTTCTTTGTTATATAAACAAACGAAATCTATCATTCCAGCTATTTTACTTCATATCATTATCAACACGTGTTCCTTCTTGTACTAA
- a CDS encoding DHA2 family efflux MFS transporter permease subunit, with the protein MSSIVIAGYALFCIIVFFLVNRLLRKKKTNAGEEQVPAVSKIEVKQPEQEASNVVELETPKQETAKIEKEKPRAQLPLPNVNVKAVITVLILGMFVSILNQTIINVALPPLMNEFNVSTSTAQWLITGFMLVNGILVPISAFLVSRFTYRKLFVAAMLFFTVGSIVCAVSGNFTMMMTGRVIQAVGAGILMPVGMNIFMTLFPPHKRGAAMGLLGVAMILAPAIGPTVTGWVIENYNWNLMFYAMFAIGLIITLLALKFFTLVQPVTKTKLDMFGVISSSIGLGSLLYGFSEAGNNSWSSAEVVISLIIGVIGLALFIWREMTTDNKMLDLHVFKYPTFTFTLLINAIVTMALFGGMLLLPVYLQNIRGFTPIESGLLLLPGSLIMGIMGPIAGKLFDKYGIRPLAVVGLAITTYATYEFTKLSMDTPYSVIMTDYIIRSFGMSFIMMPIMTAGMNALPMRLISHGTATQNTSRQVAGSIGTAILITIMTQQTTAHVADYGNMLTQANPILVDKVHGMGQSLAASLGSAQAGDTMSSQLLFGQISKLSAINGINDAFLIATILAGIAWVLSFFLQSGNKPNRKAEN; encoded by the coding sequence ATGTCCTCAATTGTAATTGCAGGGTATGCACTATTTTGTATAATCGTCTTCTTCCTTGTAAATCGTCTTTTACGAAAGAAAAAAACGAACGCGGGAGAAGAACAAGTCCCAGCGGTAAGTAAGATAGAAGTAAAACAGCCAGAGCAAGAGGCTTCAAATGTAGTGGAGTTAGAAACACCAAAGCAAGAGACAGCTAAAATTGAAAAAGAAAAACCGAGAGCGCAGTTACCTTTACCTAATGTAAATGTAAAAGCTGTTATAACGGTATTAATTCTTGGGATGTTCGTTTCAATTTTAAATCAAACGATAATTAATGTTGCGCTGCCACCATTAATGAACGAATTCAATGTATCAACTTCAACAGCACAATGGTTAATTACAGGATTTATGCTTGTGAACGGGATTTTAGTGCCGATTAGTGCCTTCTTAGTTTCCCGTTTTACGTATCGTAAGTTGTTTGTAGCGGCTATGCTATTTTTCACTGTAGGATCTATTGTTTGTGCCGTCTCTGGGAACTTCACAATGATGATGACAGGGCGCGTGATTCAAGCAGTTGGTGCTGGTATTTTAATGCCAGTTGGTATGAATATTTTCATGACTCTTTTCCCGCCTCATAAGCGCGGAGCTGCGATGGGATTACTTGGGGTTGCGATGATTTTAGCACCAGCTATTGGACCAACCGTTACAGGCTGGGTCATTGAAAATTATAACTGGAACTTAATGTTCTACGCGATGTTCGCCATTGGTTTAATCATTACATTATTAGCTTTAAAGTTCTTTACATTAGTTCAGCCTGTTACTAAAACAAAGCTGGATATGTTTGGCGTTATTAGTTCAAGTATTGGGCTTGGAAGCTTACTGTACGGATTTAGCGAGGCAGGGAATAATAGCTGGAGCAGTGCCGAAGTTGTTATTTCACTTATCATCGGTGTAATTGGTTTAGCGTTATTCATTTGGAGAGAGATGACGACGGATAACAAAATGCTTGATCTACATGTATTTAAATATCCAACGTTTACTTTTACATTATTGATTAACGCGATTGTAACGATGGCACTATTTGGCGGGATGTTATTACTTCCTGTATATCTGCAAAATATTCGCGGCTTTACGCCAATTGAATCAGGTCTTCTGCTTCTTCCAGGCTCATTAATTATGGGGATCATGGGACCGATTGCAGGGAAGTTATTTGATAAGTATGGCATTCGTCCGTTAGCAGTAGTTGGATTAGCAATTACGACGTATGCAACGTATGAATTTACAAAGCTATCAATGGATACACCGTATAGTGTGATTATGACGGATTATATTATACGTTCATTTGGGATGTCATTCATTATGATGCCAATTATGACAGCTGGTATGAACGCGTTGCCGATGAGATTAATTTCTCACGGTACAGCAACGCAAAATACGTCAAGACAAGTAGCTGGTTCGATTGGTACAGCGATCTTAATCACAATTATGACGCAGCAAACAACAGCGCACGTAGCAGATTACGGAAATATGTTAACGCAGGCAAATCCAATTTTAGTTGATAAAGTGCATGGAATGGGGCAAAGTTTAGCAGCGTCCCTAGGATCAGCACAAGCTGGAGATACGATGAGCTCGCAACTATTATTCGGACAAATTTCGAAGCTATCTGCGATCAATGGTATTAATGACGCGTTCTTAATCGCAACAATATTAGCAGGCATTGCTTGGGTGTTATCATTCTTTTTACAATCAGGCAATAAGCCAAATCGAAAAGCAGAGAATTAA
- a CDS encoding HlyD family efflux transporter periplasmic adaptor subunit translates to MNQFRRMVIINIITLIVLVGGGIAGYYYYNQAENYLKTDNAKIDGKVISIASPVAGKLTDWKAEVGKNYNENDKLGSVSVASQNGEQTMDVTIPHDATVVQSNATINSYIAAGSPLAYAYDMNDLWVTANIEETDVDDVQKGQEVDVYVDAYPDTTLTGKVEQVGLTTANTFSMLPSSNATANYTKVTQVVPVKVSLDHSKSVNVVPGMNVTVRIHK, encoded by the coding sequence ATGAATCAGTTTCGAAGAATGGTGATTATTAACATTATCACATTGATTGTATTAGTAGGCGGGGGAATCGCAGGTTATTACTATTACAATCAGGCTGAAAATTACTTGAAAACAGACAATGCAAAAATTGATGGGAAAGTAATCTCAATTGCATCACCAGTAGCGGGTAAATTAACAGACTGGAAAGCAGAAGTAGGCAAGAACTACAATGAAAATGATAAATTAGGTTCTGTTTCTGTAGCGAGTCAGAATGGTGAACAAACAATGGATGTGACAATCCCGCACGATGCAACAGTTGTTCAATCAAATGCGACAATAAATTCTTATATTGCTGCTGGATCGCCGCTTGCATATGCATACGATATGAACGATTTATGGGTAACAGCAAATATTGAAGAAACAGATGTTGATGATGTGCAAAAAGGGCAAGAGGTTGATGTGTACGTAGACGCATATCCTGATACAACGTTAACAGGGAAAGTAGAACAAGTTGGATTAACAACAGCAAATACGTTCTCTATGCTACCATCAAGCAATGCAACAGCAAACTATACGAAAGTAACACAAGTTGTACCGGTTAAAGTTTCTTTAGATCATAGTAAATCAGTAAATGTTGTTCCTGGAATGAATGTGACAGTTCGGATTCATAAGTAA